The DNA segment CGGTGGCGAGCAGGAGGAGAGGGAGCTTCATGGCCCGGATTGCTACGGCGGTGGGCCGGTATTTTCAAGAAGCGTTGTGAACCGGTGGCTCCGGGAAGCTCCAAAGGAAATCGACAAACCGGAATCCTCGCGGAGAATGGCTGGGAACCCTCCTCCCAGTCCCTTTTCCAAGAATCATGAATCCGTTTCTCGCTCCCGATTTCCACGTCCGCTGGTCCACGCTCGTCCCGGAGGCGGTGGAGCCTGACATCCGCCTGGGACTGGAGATCGCCAGGAACAACATCGCGAAGGTCTGTGAGGTCGGCGCGGATGAAGCCACCTATGAAAACACCTTCCTCGCGCTCGAGGAAGCCAGCACCGCACTCAACCACGGTTGGGGACGACTGAACCATCTGGACTCCGTGTCGGACAACCCGGCCCAGCGGGAAGCGCTGAACAAGATGCTGCCGGAGGTGACGGATTTCTATTCCTCCATCGCGCTCAACGACAAGCTGTGGGCCGTGCTGAAGGCCTATGGCGAGAGTGACGCCGCCGCGCGGCTCGACCCGGTCCGCCACCGCCATGTGGAGGAAACGCTGGCGGATTTCCGCCAATCCGGCGCGGACCTGCCGGAGGCGGAGAAGAAGCGCATCGCGGAGATCGAGGCAGAGCTTTCCAAACTGACCAAGGAATACTCGGAGCATGTGCTGGACTCCACCAACGCATGGGACCTGGTGATCGATGACGAAGTGAAGCTGGACGGCCTGCCGGACTCCGCGAAGGCGGGTGCGCTGGCGAATGCCAAAGCGAAAGGCGTGGCGGCCGATGACAAGCCCGCGTGGCGCTTCACGCTCCAGTTCCCCTCCATGTTCCCCGTCATGCAGCACCTGCATGACGACTCCATCCGCAGGCAGGTGTGGGAGGCCTCCTCGAAGGTGGGCGGCTATGGCGAATACGACAACACCTCGCTGGTCTGGAAGATCCTGCAACTGCGGCAGGAAAAGGCGGCCATCCTCGGCCAGAAGCACTTCGCGGACCTCACGCTGCTGCGCCGCATGGCACGCACCGGGGAGTCCGCGCTCGGCTTCATCGAGAACCTGCACGAGAGGGTGAAGCCCGCGTTCCTCGCGGAGTACCGCCAGCTCGCCGCGTTCAAGGCGGCGAAGACCGGGGAGCCGGAAGGCCCGCTGGAACCCTGGCAGGTCGCCTACTGGGCGGAGCGCCAGCGGAAGGAGAACTACGATCTGGATGACGAGGCGCTGCGGCCCTATTTCCCCGTGGACGGGGTCATGGCGGGCATGTTCGAGATCGCGACCAAGCTGTTCGGCATCACCATCAAAAAGCTGGAGTCCGTGTACTATGAGCCGGGCACCGCGCCAGAGAAGAAGGGTGATGCGGTGGAGGTCTGGCACCCGGAGGTCGCCTTCTATGAAATCCATGACGCGGAAACGGGAGCGCACCTCGGCTCGTTCTACGCGGACTGGCACCCGCGCGAGTCGAAGCGCGGCGGCGCGTGGATGAACTCCCTGCACACTGGCGGAGAAGGCGAGCCGCACCTGGGCCTCATCATCGGCAACATGAGCCCGCCCGTGGACGGGAACCCCGCCCTGCTGACGCACAATGAAGTCGAGACCATTTTCCATGAATTCGGCCACCTGCTGCACGGCCTGCTGAGTGACGTGCCGGTGAAGTCGCTCGCCGGGACGAACGTGGCGTGGGACTTCGTCGAGCTGCCGTCGCAGATCATGGAGAACTTCTGCTGGGACCGGGAATCGCTCGACCTTTTCGCCCGCCACCATGAAACCGGCGCGCCGATCCCGAAGGAACTCTTCGACAAGATGATCGCGGCGAAGAACT comes from the Luteolibacter sp. SL250 genome and includes:
- a CDS encoding M3 family metallopeptidase, with the translated sequence MNPFLAPDFHVRWSTLVPEAVEPDIRLGLEIARNNIAKVCEVGADEATYENTFLALEEASTALNHGWGRLNHLDSVSDNPAQREALNKMLPEVTDFYSSIALNDKLWAVLKAYGESDAAARLDPVRHRHVEETLADFRQSGADLPEAEKKRIAEIEAELSKLTKEYSEHVLDSTNAWDLVIDDEVKLDGLPDSAKAGALANAKAKGVAADDKPAWRFTLQFPSMFPVMQHLHDDSIRRQVWEASSKVGGYGEYDNTSLVWKILQLRQEKAAILGQKHFADLTLLRRMARTGESALGFIENLHERVKPAFLAEYRQLAAFKAAKTGEPEGPLEPWQVAYWAERQRKENYDLDDEALRPYFPVDGVMAGMFEIATKLFGITIKKLESVYYEPGTAPEKKGDAVEVWHPEVAFYEIHDAETGAHLGSFYADWHPRESKRGGAWMNSLHTGGEGEPHLGLIIGNMSPPVDGNPALLTHNEVETIFHEFGHLLHGLLSDVPVKSLAGTNVAWDFVELPSQIMENFCWDRESLDLFARHHETGAPIPKELFDKMIAAKNYMSGSGFMRQLGFAKADLELHIHLDRYAGKDLDEVDREILADYRAPLKTDAPSMMRRFGHLFSSPTGYAAGYYSYKWAEVLDADAFTRFQKEGILNGETGRAFREHVLSKGNSLAPDELYRRFMGRDPELEPLLVRAGLAEPVLA